The Rhinoderma darwinii isolate aRhiDar2 chromosome 8, aRhiDar2.hap1, whole genome shotgun sequence genome has a window encoding:
- the LOC142660026 gene encoding olfactory receptor 5V1-like yields MIEKNQTLVAYFILKGISDAPELQTIIFFLVLLMYLLTLGGNMILLLLVLLDHKLHTPMYFFLANLSVLDMFSATVTLHNIPIMFLTGDKAVSYARCICEMYFFGFLICDELLLLTAMSYDRYVAICNPLKYHMVMNRRLCTVLSISCWLLGMIEVIPYIILLLGFTCYKSNVINHFFCDLVPLMILSCSDTSTLEILSLTEGLLLITFTPFMLKFISYIFIISTILKINSSTGRRKAFYTCSSHLTVVILLYSTLFFQYLRPTSLDTSKSNKFFSLFNTAAIPILNPLIYSLKNKDVKSAMIQKLRLLTFFRTLA; encoded by the coding sequence atgatagaaaaaaatcagacccTTGTGGCGTACTTCATTCTTAAAGGAATTTCAGATGCTCCGGAGCTTCAGACCATCATTTTTTTCTTAGTTCTTCTTATGTATCTTCTGACCCTTGGTGGTAACATGATCCTACTTCTCCTGGTCCTCCTGGATCATAAGCTTCACACCCCTATGTACTTCTTCTTGGCCAACCTGTCTGTCTTGGATATGTTCTCTGCCACCGTCACTCTTCATAATATCCCTATCATGTTTCTAACGGGGGATAAAGCCGTCTCCTATGCTAGGTGTATTTGTGAAATGTACTTTTTTGGGTTTCTGATATGTGATGAGCTTCTGCTCCTGACTGCTATGAGCTACGATCGCTATGTTGCCATCTGTAATCCTTTGAAATACCACATGGTCATGAACCGCAGACTCTGCACTGTACTATCAATTTCCTGTTGGCTGTTGGGCATGATAGAAGTGATACCCTATATTATTTTGCTCTTGGGCTTTACTTGTTACAAATCAAATGTAATAAATCACTTCTTCTGTGATCTTGTGCCTCTCATGATACTGTCCTGCAGCGACACGTCAACTCTAGAGATCTTAAGCTTGACAGAGGGTCTTCTCCTCATTACTTTCACCCCCTTTATGCTAAAGTTCATATCTTACATCTTCATCATTTCCACTATATTGAAGATCAATTCCAGCACTGGAAGACGTAAAGCCTTCTACACCTGCTCCTCACACCTCACAGTGGTCATACTTCTTTACTCAACCCTCTTCTTCCAATACTTGAGGCCTACATCACTAGATACTTCAAAGTCCAACAAGTTCTTCTCCCTGTTTAACACGGCCGCTATCCCTATCTTAAATCCCCTTATCTACAGcttaaaaaataaagatgttaagTCGGCAATGATACAAAAATTAAGATTACTTACATTTTTTAGGACATTGGCGTGA
- the LOC142660027 gene encoding olfactory receptor 5V1-like: MEQLNQTMVTFFIIKGISDAPELQLPIFLLVLFIYLMTLGGNMTILLLVCLDHPLHTPMYFFLANLSIVDMCSATVTLHTMLLIGITGNRTISYLSCIAQIYFFGCFISEELLFLTVMSYDRYVAVCNPLRYRMIMNQRVCAMLASVCWILGFLEIIPFVVLVTGFSCYNSNVINHFFCDLVPLIKLSCSDTSVLETLFIVEAAVILSLAPFLLTVMSYIFIITTILRIRSSNGRRKAFYTCSSHLTVVILLYTTLIYQYLKPISPESLEYNKLISLFNSGAVPVLNPIIYSLKNKDVKAAFRRKVNSFRVT, from the coding sequence ATGGAGCAACTAAATCAGACGATGGTAACATTTTTCATCATCAAAGGGATCTCAGATGCTCCGGAGCTTCAACTTCCCATCTTTCTCCTGGTCCTCTTCATTTATCTCATGACTCTTGGAGGAAACATGACCATTCTTCTTCTGGTCTGCCTGGACCATCCTCTCCATACTCCTATGTACTTCTTCCTGGCCAACTTGTCCATTGTTGACATGTGTTCTGCCACAGTTACTCTACACACCATGCTTCTCATAGGAATAACGGGAAACAGAACCATCTCATATCTAAGTTGCATAGCCCAGATATATTTCTTTGGATGTTTTATCAGTGAGGAACTTCTGTTTTTAACGGTCATGAGTTATGACCGATATGTGGCCGTCTGTAACCCTTTGAGATACAGGATGATCATGAACCAAAGAGTTTGTGCTATGTTGGCCTCTGTTTGTTGGATACTTGGTTTTTTAGAGATAATACCCTTTGTTGTTTTGGTCACAGGGTTTTCTTGTTACAACTCCAACGTAATCAACCATTTCTTCTGTGATCTTGTGCCTTTGATAAAACTCTCCTGCAGTGACACGTCTGTGTTGGAGACCTTGTTCATTGTGGAGGCAGCAGTAATCTTGTCACTTGCTCCTTTCCTTCTTACGGTCATGTCATATATCTTTATTATAACTACCATACTCCGTATCCGTTCCAGCAATGGGAGACGAAAAGCCTTCTACACATGTTCCTCACACCTTACAGTGGTCATCCTGCTCTACACCACTCTAATCTATCAATATCTAAAGCCTATATCTCCCGAGAGCCTGGAGTACAATAAGTTAATTTCTCTGTTTAACTCAGGTGCCGTTCCAGTATTAAACCCCATTATATACAGTTTAAAGAATAAAGATGTCAAGGCTGCTTTC